GTGAGTACCTCGTTCCACGCTAAAGCAAAATTTAATTTCTGTTGAGAAATATTTATCCCAAGAACTTATCACCAGAAACTTATGGCAAACCAAATATGTGAATGAAAGGTCCTTCCTATAAAAGTAAAAATTGCACATCAAATTAGCAAAATGAAAATGGGAGCCAAATAATATATAAGCTTAAAGACGTATCAATCATTTTGAAGACCTATGTCGAAATAACTCTTCAGAAGGTACTTCTCCCCAGCGGAGGAGGTTCTCCCTCCCTTACCCATTATGAGCTTGGCTCTCGGAcacttgcatatatatttatgtaaatcTTCATGTTGACATGCGTCGAACATTGTGCTACAATTTCAGCATCTTTCTTATCATGTTTATATAACATTGCTAGAAGAGCCACACAAGTTTTGTCTGGCAGGTTCAGATATGAATCCACTTTAAGAAATACACGGTGTAACTTGAGCCCAGCTTCTATTAACAATATAACACTCCATCCAAATCatgcaaatatgaaattaatttcatctCATCACAAGGATGAGTTCTGTGGCTGAGGATattataatactatatatactgcaccATGTAACTATCATCTCATTTCAACTTCATTGGGGAAGTCGAAGTGGATAATAAGCATCATGTAGTTGTTTTAGTCTAATTCAGTTTACTTCCTCATTGACAAAACTTGTTATTAAAGTAAACTGTTCGCCAACGTTCAACAGTGGCAAAGGAAGAAATCAAGGCATGTCTGACACCTTCACTTAATACGAATTCTACATGTTTTAAAGATACATACAACAGCTCTCCTGATAGTTATTAGAATTCTGCACCATGTTGCTTTGTTGTTATTCATGCCTGTTGCATACATCACCTATTGTGACATCATTAAAGGACCTTAGGCTAAATTTGCACCTCATGAGTCGTGACTAAGTTACCCCATCCCTCCTTCACTTCCCAACAGAGTCCCTAATTTTGTGTTGTTCTACAAATGCTGCTGTAAAGTCCTGCCGACCGACTGATCGACCAACCTACGAGGTGTAATCAGCTGGTAAAACACATTAATCAATCATCCCATGACTTACACATCAAATTGTCACTTTTAAGCAGCACATCAACTTTTATGACAGGCCACAAAAGCAACTTCTGTTGGTTTGATCATAGGTTATAAACCCACAAAGTTAAACAGGCAGCATTTGTTATGAATCTGGCATcagaaacaaacaatatactTTGAATTTAAGAGTATGGTCCAGCTGTGTTTGTAAAGTTCCCAGAAGCAAATGAAACAAACTCAACACCAAAATATGTATCTTTCTAAAACTACCTATTGCACACTCTCAGGTTTCTAGAGCCAAAGTTAAACAGTTATACAATataccttgtttttttttttcatcaactTTAACTCTATACACACTAGTGTTCCAATTTAGGATGCCCAATTTAGGGATACCAGCAATTTATCTGGACGGTTCTGCGAATATACATTATCACTTGGGGGGAATTCCCCACAACAATTCCTGGTACTTCTAGCAACTTGCACCATTACTGTAGTTACACAACTTGCCAATAACCAAGCCGCTCTTCTTCACTGTACTATATGTTCTATATGTGTGCTAAAGGGGCATATATACCTACATCTAACTACCAACATCATGAaatcccccacccaccacccccaccccaaaaaaattaaccccccccccaaaaaaaaatggctgGGAGCATTTCCCATCATCTTTTTAACATCCTAGCACTAACACTGCtacacacatgcatatataGGATGGAATTCACTTTCTGTTTAATTTGACTGCAAGCTGCAGTGTGCTGAAACATTCTACTTGCCATCACTTTCTATTTGCAAACcacatacactgtactggtTTCTTTTCCAAAAAGGAAATGACCTTTGATAAGTTTCTGAGGACTTTCACTAAATATGTTTTTACAATACTCCAGCAGCACTTAGTATGAAATTCCAGTGGTGGAAATTGTGTCTACATTACAATTATTAATCCATACTCCATCTAAATAGaaatctgtttttattttctctctaaaGGATGTAAATTGCATACAGTTTGGGCAATTACAAAAACACAGTGTAATTTTTTTCTACAGGAATTGGGTGGAATAATACCTGTAATGTTAAGAAATTAAAAGGAATCTGCTTTTCATGAACTGCAAAACTAAATACTGTAGGTATGAAATGAAACCACAGGAAGCTGAAGCATTGTCACTTTACAGGAAGCACCATAAACTGAGTAATTCTAAACAATTCTAAACAACATGCACCATCAGCTAAGGCAGATGAAATCGTTAATATTAGCAAAGCGGCAGGAACATACAAAACTGACCAAACATACATTTATTTGAACTATATCTGTAATTACACTTTAACATTTGAAATCATACAACTGATTCAGATATTATTCCGAGTCAAATTAATTACTCAGTAATTACAAATATGACTTCATTAATACAAGTAAGTGTTCCACTTCTTCATTTCCACTAGCAAAAAGTAacaggaaacatttttttttttttttttcaaagttaaaatgaGAAAGGCATCAAAACGCTGCTTTCAAGTTTAGTAGCTCTCGATGAGATGTCTCCCTGTTGTCTTGCATCGGTGGATGTCTTTCTCTGAGAAGATCCACCAGCGTCTATGGAATCCGATCCAATGGCTGAAAGACCAGTTTTCTTCACCTTCTCAGTGATGCTCTCCTGTTTCTCTAAAACTGTCTCTGGTAGAGGGCGGTAAAAAGGACCAAACCCAAATAGTCTCCTGGGCTCTGGTTGTACCTCTTTCATCACATACTTGGAACCAGAGCTAGCACCCTCTGATGCTGGCAAAGATGACTTGACTTCTCTCGGTGATGGATCACTTCCTGAGCTCATACtttgaagagaaaataaaagtgaaatttctttttttagaGTGCTTCGGAAAAGTCCATTCAGCGTATTTCAAAACACatttactttcccattatttaaATTGCATCCAAAGTCGgcatttcaaagtttcaaaacttACTTTCCTGCAGGTTCTGAACCCAACTATTTCACTCTGATTTTAAGCAGACCCAAAATATTTATTCTGTGTGTGTGATGAAAGATCTCTGTGTGCCCTTATAAGGTTTAATAGTTTGAGaagaatttcatatttttgtagtTACTAACATATTGGAAGTGGGGAATTTTGGGATGGGGTGATGAGACACTTATAACCTTTAAGATAGAGTCCacttttctccttcttttttttacatttatacaaTCCAAAGTAACTtacaagtatgtatgtatgtatgtatatgtgatcttcccgcaagcaggaactcgcgaaagaagccatggaggctttgTGGGGTGACTTCAAGTGGGGTGACTTCAAACTTTTCATGCAATAAACTGAGTTATAATATTAAGTCAAGGTCAGGATTTTGTTTGAACTTTGTAGTTTGAAACAATTCCAAAAACAAAGCGGTTATTATTATACTGTGAGAATCAGGACTACAATATTTAACAGACTTTGCTTTCTTCTTATTATATTCCTGTCTGACACATGTTTTCAATCTGATGAAAGTGCTTTACCTTACAGAAACTTTAAAGGTTGCGTGCAGCATTAGAATGCCAGGTGCTATTACCAAGGCCTCCGAGAAATGTTATTACAACCAAACAAGATCTGCTCCAAAGAAAGTCTTACCTATCAGTTGAATGTTCAAATGGTTGAATCTGGAAGCTGACTGGTTTATCCTCCTGTAAGTTGACAGCATTTTTAAAGTTTCTCAACAATTTATCTTCACCTTTTAACAAATGGAAAAAAGTTTTAGATTACACTTGAAGCAAACAttacattatttacatatatcttAATTTTTTATCAGAATCAAGGGAAGATGTTAAGAATTAGAACAAAATGAACCAAGTATGCATCACAAATGCAACAGAcaacatcaaaacaaaaacataaaactaTTCTGTAATAATAAAAGTTGAATGTCCAACACTAAACACTTCTGGAATGTCAAAATCCGACCTGCAAGATATTAGCATTTCATCTGGCCCGCTACAACACTTGGCCCACAACCTAGCACAAATCAGGTATACAAGGCCTTAAAGCCTGAGGCTTATGCATACTGTACTTCAGGCCTACCCTGCATATCACTCAATCTAGGCAAAGTgatattttgtttctctttggcCCATTGCACCAAGAATCTTTCTCTCTAGCCCTTGTAGAAAATTAATTGAGAACCCCTACAGTAGAGATAAATGGTACTGTTTTGGGGCTACTTATAAGTAATGgatcaaacatattttttcaCATCTGATAAATAATAGAAATTTACAGTTATGTGACTTTTCCAAAGTATTTACTACCAACTTACAATATATGCCACAATAACAGTAACCTTACAAGAGCAAGTAAAAACATTTTATGAACACAGCCTTTTTCCAAGAGTGACAACAATGGATTATTCTACCAgaattaaaggattggttcaggtgtctgacatgtctatcttgtatgaaagagcttaaaaagacaaacagaatagtgaaaaaactaccatgatagcattctccgttaaggagatatcacattttgaagatttcaaaatttctttgcaaatgactggtgtacaaagactaactgtgagggtgtgatgtcacatcctcacttccttaacatgtgtcaatatatttcattaaaaaataattacatttttcttcacaaatctaaaaaaatataatcaaacattctttagatgttaaatctcaaatacttcccttgacacataagagatctcctgacgtatattttggttgtaagtcataaaatcttacaaaatattttaataaaataacaaagacttttcaggaatgtgaggatatgacgtcacagctagtctgatttcagcagtttctacacaatcagatagaactttaaacttgaatatctcctaaacggaaaaagatatttgaataatttcttcactattgggtttcttttattgtcctctttcatataagataaacatttgtgacatgtGAACTATTCCTTTAATAGTCACACTGACTGGAAGGTCTGATGAATCAGTTTTCAAACTTGTACATAATGGCAAAGGTATGTGGCAAAAGAACATACCTTCAACACAAAGAGGAAGATATGAGTAACATAGGGCtatgaaaacttcaaatattAATGACTAACCTTCTTCTGGCCTTTCTCTGCTGTAATTCCCTTGACTAAAGATAGCAGATGCTGACGTACTTGTACGCAGGTGTGGAATCACAGAATCTGATACTTTTCTTAATGGTAACTGAGTGGGCCGCAAGTGCTGATCCACAGCTGGCCTTTCATGCTTGATTGGTAATGTTGCATTGCTAATTTTTTCACTACTAAGAGCACTTCTTAAAATATTCGTAGAGTCCTCTGCCAATTGAGGCAATGATACTAAAGACTTTGACCTACGGTGCGCCAGCGGTTTATGCTCACTCTGTGAAGGAGCGTCTGTTGTACTTTCTTCTCCGCCATTTGGCTTATTGATTAATAGTCTGTATTTATGAGGATGTGAGGCAAAGACAGCACTGGAGTCAAAGAGAAGATAACTGCTACTTGGCGGGGACAGAGGTCTGTCATCTACCTCGTATCTCTCCGGTCTTGGGATTCTCTGAGGTGTACAGCCACTTGTCAATGGGAGACATCCCTCTGCCCCCGGGGTATTATCCATCCCAACATGACCATAACTGTAAATGACAGAATAATTAAAATCAACAATTAACAAAAACCTTACAGTGACACAGTATGCAGCTATGACATTAAAAACAGTATTGATGACTTCATAAGTTGCTAATCTTTTCCTCCAAACAGGATAGCTGGCCTACCTCCTTAGGCACTACACCTAACAGTTAGTGTACATTATATTATACCTATTGTTACAAAGGCCCTAGCCTACTGTAACTAGGCCTATTATAGGTATcccaccacaattagagtagtgcatGTCAGCCTGAGAGGTTAACCATCAGAAAATAGCCTAAAGTGACCTACTGACAAGTACTGTATTgattttttggcattttctgaTTCATCACCATTCTCTTTGATGCTTGGATGCTGAAGATGATGAATCTACTGATCTGGAGGACTGAAGGTGATTTCAGATATTTTAGAAAATCgtgggtgaaacaagaagattccgcagcgacagctggcagatgggttggGTGGTACTATGAAGTAGGAtaaactttgagctcttctagccCAAACTCTAAATGTCATgttggcaaaagttgaatgtgttGTGATAGCCCAacctatcatatggtgggtaggacatgtcagttgaaaactacaATGCTCtatcggccttggaaagtgacgagtttagtgtgtaattcaatgggagcaattaattgtggtgtgTTGTCGCTTACTGTagcataaagttaggccaacCGGTTCTTCCTATATCGTCGGTGTTAGGCTAGGTTACTCTGTAATACACAGACGGTAACAGATGAGTGGTTTGACTCATATTTTTGTGACTTTTACTTTAGTGTTAAAGTAATCATTACATATCATAAATTCATTCAAATCTTACCAACGATTAAATTTGCCGTTATGACTTGTTATCTTCGATTTGGAAAGATGAACGGTGGACAATTGTCAATTATCTCGGAGGAATGGATGAAGTGACGAGTGACCAGATAACAATATCAAAGAGGCTATTTCCCACCACCAGGCTAGAAATAATGTTTCTGTCGGAAATTATTTGTTTACCCTACCAGCTCAGATCCgcgttggggagggggggggggggaggcttgGAATGATGGTGTATACTCACTGTTCAAACTcacacaaaaatgaaaattaataataattactatTAAAATTTATgaagttaaaaattaaattaaatatcaaattaataataaaaaaattaataataaaaaataatcaaagaaaaaattaataatacaaataaaataaacattactATTCAACAAAAAAAGGTCGAAATTTCGAGTGAAAGTGGAAATTTCAGAAAAGTAGTTGGAACAATAGTAACTTTGGATTAATATAGTCGAAATAAAGTGATACTAACAGTCCAAAATTCAGTCCAAAAATCTGACCATGGCAAAATATGAGGGCACCTATGACAACTGCAGTGCGGTAATTGTGAGTGAAGTTGTTTCGAAGCTATTGAAAGAACAGATCCAAACCCCAGTTCCCAATTcgcaaaccagaaataccaacgTGGCAAGTTTGAAATGTACAAGAGACCAAATGGTTCCTGTTATTGAGGGAAccacagtggcggcggaaccgggggggcttgggggggggctcagcccccaatgaaaaagttgagggggcaaatgcatgataagcccccccaatatttaccaaggctccgaaacgtgcatctgcccatttttcaatgcatacttgtcgatctgtccgatgcacacgtatactacataggtgtaataattttagtaaattgCTGGGGACCCTCGGCCAGTCCCCTGGCTAatgaccacattgtcaccccaaccgcgtcttcatgccccgtgaaaagtgagagcagtgagtgtgagtaccggtaagcgtaacacaacttcgtcttaggccaatgacttgcctcatttcagccagttctccaacatccccttacttagtggcggagcgtccatatatacagtcagggggcggatgcccccccccccctgacggactcaaatggactgctggcgcccttttcagcttttcaccacttgtttacttattcgcgattattgactattttattgcgctctcatatacctattgacatttgtcatattctgttggtgtaattttctgacaaaatggcgacgacacctatttattctccgtttatctgcatataagcaaggcccggaaagggtcatttcctgcaatctagggagtatctttactcgaAACTTTtctgtgcgctccgcgccaacctgtggtggcgctccgcttagatagtgtcgaaagcgcccctacagactattcttgcaccccccccctgaccaaaaccccctagctccgccactgcccttactacactcaaaaacgtctttgcgggTACACTACGAGttatagctactctcttaaacaccatcgaatatacaaattacagtttttacagacttttacggaacctgagaaattgcaggcttgagacccatattggctaggtattcgcagcataaaacactcg
Above is a genomic segment from Apostichopus japonicus isolate 1M-3 chromosome 5, ASM3797524v1, whole genome shotgun sequence containing:
- the LOC139967831 gene encoding uncharacterized protein; translated protein: MDNTPGAEGCLPLTSGCTPQRIPRPERYEVDDRPLSPPSSSYLLFDSSAVFASHPHKYRLLINKPNGGEESTTDAPSQSEHKPLAHRRSKSLVSLPQLAEDSTNILRSALSSEKISNATLPIKHERPAVDQHLRPTQLPLRKVSDSVIPHLRTSTSASAIFSQGNYSRERPEEGEDKLLRNFKNAVNLQEDKPVSFQIQPFEHSTDSMSSGSDPSPREVKSSLPASEGASSGSKYVMKEVQPEPRRLFGFGPFYRPLPETVLEKQESITEKVKKTGLSAIGSDSIDAGGSSQRKTSTDARQQGDISSRATKLESSVLMPFSF